A genomic window from Luteolibacter sp. LG18 includes:
- a CDS encoding glycosyltransferase, with protein MSFHNAEATLRETMASLLGQTFREWELIAVDDGSTDASAAVVASFADPRVRLLQPPGRGLVPALNHGAAAVGGDWIVRMDADDICHPERIEKLLAFADTRPDLDVVASQVTVLDPLGDGLVRFVEWANQLLDHDAISRGRFIESPIVQPSAMIRRSTFEDIGGYQDPIWAEDHDLWLRLLESGVRFGKVAEPLLQWRDSWTRLTRTHPRYGDDARSRMRARYLSRLPGVGEHGIVVAGAGPIGKLLARHLLDEGVTLRGFFDVHPRRIGERIHGAEVADNTRLGSLWRDGVLISAVGVPGGRQQVLDLALGRGYQEGGDFWSVC; from the coding sequence ATGTCGTTTCACAACGCGGAGGCCACGCTGCGGGAAACCATGGCCAGCTTGCTCGGCCAGACGTTCCGGGAATGGGAGCTGATCGCCGTGGACGATGGCTCCACCGATGCCTCCGCCGCGGTGGTGGCCTCGTTCGCCGATCCGCGGGTCCGGCTGCTCCAGCCCCCGGGCCGCGGCCTTGTCCCGGCGCTCAACCACGGCGCCGCCGCGGTCGGCGGCGACTGGATCGTGCGGATGGATGCCGATGACATCTGCCATCCGGAGCGGATCGAGAAGCTGCTCGCATTCGCGGATACTCGCCCGGATCTCGACGTCGTCGCCAGCCAGGTGACCGTGCTGGATCCGCTGGGAGACGGGCTGGTGCGCTTCGTGGAGTGGGCGAACCAATTGCTCGACCACGACGCGATCTCGCGCGGCCGTTTCATCGAGAGCCCGATCGTGCAACCCAGCGCCATGATCCGGCGTTCCACCTTCGAAGACATCGGCGGCTACCAAGATCCCATCTGGGCGGAGGATCATGACCTCTGGCTGCGCCTGCTGGAAAGCGGCGTGCGTTTCGGCAAGGTCGCCGAGCCGCTGCTCCAGTGGCGGGATTCCTGGACCCGCCTCACCCGCACCCATCCCCGCTACGGGGACGATGCCCGCTCCCGCATGCGCGCCCGCTACCTCTCCCGCCTGCCCGGGGTGGGGGAACACGGCATCGTCGTCGCCGGGGCCGGGCCGATCGGCAAGCTACTCGCCCGTCATCTGCTGGACGAGGGGGTCACCCTCCGCGGCTTCTTCGACGTCCATCCCCGCCGCATCGGCGAGCGGATCCATGGCGCGGAGGTGGCGGACAACACCCGGCTCGGCAGCCTCTGGCGGGACGGGGTGCTCATCTCCGCCGTCGGCGTGCCGGGCGGGCGGCAGCAGGTGCTCGATCTGGCCCTCGGTCGCGGTTACCAGGAGGGCGGGGATTTCTGGAGCGTGTGCTGA
- a CDS encoding class I SAM-dependent methyltransferase — MSDTVLDLYQSHSYPAMSHPACDPATTAVAAKLAGLTVPPPSCARILEIGCSSGHNLLPLAQRWPDSQFIGIDFSPAAIQQARETARLAGIENIEFHEADLRNYDPGEDGFDFILAHGFYSWVPADIRQALVDFCARHLTAEGIATISYNTLPGWKQRQTVVDLVRQLAARPVAGTIGQDPAGILAYLATIPAGDSPDAVQLNSVLHDMFAKSADILAFDDFGPVNHPVTFTGFISHTHAAGLRYLGESELHANFPLSLPPGAAEALAPLAGDPLMLQQTIDVLTNRTFRSSLLCRADAPVDTRLTTATALHFAVRGLHTFERTPQGGRLVDHEGKEQGQFEHPLAVAFFSALAATSPEAVPMQEILERVAAIPAAQFDPTVSLPPIARLVMDAARQKLIELRIEPVRFDGSIPRTPKFDTLRQLAVQRQQALVDIYHAPCTVPDSRRTVVRAMDGTRTVEELAALAHVDHPRLDVRAWLAHLAARGLFVK; from the coding sequence ATGTCAGACACGGTCCTCGATCTCTACCAATCCCATTCATACCCGGCGATGAGCCATCCGGCGTGCGATCCGGCGACGACCGCGGTGGCGGCGAAGCTGGCGGGGCTGACCGTGCCGCCGCCCTCCTGCGCGCGGATCCTGGAAATCGGCTGCTCCAGCGGCCACAACCTGCTGCCGCTGGCCCAGCGCTGGCCGGACAGCCAATTCATCGGCATCGATTTCTCCCCTGCCGCGATCCAACAGGCCCGCGAGACGGCGAGACTGGCGGGCATCGAAAACATCGAGTTCCATGAAGCGGATCTCCGGAACTACGATCCCGGCGAGGACGGCTTCGATTTCATCCTGGCCCACGGGTTTTATTCGTGGGTGCCCGCGGACATCCGCCAGGCGCTGGTGGACTTCTGCGCGCGGCATCTGACGGCGGAAGGCATCGCGACGATCAGCTACAACACCCTGCCCGGCTGGAAGCAGCGTCAGACGGTCGTGGATCTGGTGCGACAGCTCGCGGCCCGGCCGGTGGCTGGCACCATCGGGCAGGACCCGGCGGGCATCCTCGCCTACCTCGCCACCATCCCGGCGGGCGATTCGCCGGATGCGGTCCAGCTCAACAGCGTGCTGCACGACATGTTCGCGAAAAGCGCGGACATCCTCGCCTTCGACGATTTCGGGCCGGTGAACCACCCGGTGACGTTCACCGGGTTCATCTCGCACACGCATGCCGCCGGGCTGCGCTACCTCGGGGAATCCGAGCTGCATGCGAACTTCCCGCTGTCGCTGCCTCCCGGCGCGGCCGAGGCGCTGGCACCGCTGGCGGGCGATCCGTTGATGCTCCAGCAGACGATCGACGTGCTCACCAACCGGACCTTCCGCAGTTCGCTGCTATGTCGCGCGGACGCGCCGGTGGACACCCGCCTGACCACGGCCACGGCGCTGCATTTCGCGGTGCGCGGCCTGCACACCTTCGAGCGGACGCCGCAGGGCGGACGACTGGTGGACCACGAGGGCAAGGAGCAGGGACAATTCGAGCACCCGCTGGCGGTGGCGTTCTTTTCCGCGCTCGCGGCAACCTCTCCGGAAGCCGTGCCGATGCAGGAGATTCTGGAACGGGTGGCGGCAATCCCGGCCGCCCAGTTCGACCCGACCGTGAGCCTGCCGCCGATCGCACGGCTGGTGATGGACGCCGCGCGGCAGAAGCTGATCGAGCTGCGGATCGAGCCAGTGCGGTTCGATGGCAGCATCCCACGGACGCCGAAGTTCGACACGCTGCGGCAGCTCGCGGTGCAACGGCAGCAAGCGCTGGTGGACATCTACCATGCCCCCTGCACCGTGCCCGATTCCCGTCGCACGGTGGTCCGCGCGATGGACGGCACGCGCACGGTGGAGGAACTGGCGGCGCTGGCCCATGTGGACCATCCACGTCTGGACGTGCGAGCATGGCTGGCGCACCTGGCGGCGCGGGGATTGTTCGTGAAGTAG
- a CDS encoding DUF692 domain-containing protein translates to MAGSRFTGGVSLGTGIGLRVPHYRHILAEKPAVDWFEIISENYMVDGGRPLEVLDRILEQYRVVQHGVGLYPGNANGLDFDHLRRLKRLVKRTGTPWLSDHLCWGSVDGSMSHDLLPLPFTFESVRKTAENLRIAQDFLEVPLAVENVSSYAEFHDDEMTEWEFLAEVVEAADIGILLDVNNIYVSSFNHGFDPMDYVNFVPPERVAQIHIAGHSKYERFIIDTHDHAVVDPVWHIYARAIERCGSVATLLEWDARIPSFEEVWTEAKKSEQWRTTAGNPDSGDHVAA, encoded by the coding sequence ATGGCTGGCTCCCGTTTCACCGGAGGTGTGTCCCTTGGCACGGGCATCGGCCTGCGGGTGCCCCATTACCGCCACATCCTCGCCGAGAAGCCGGCGGTGGATTGGTTCGAGATCATTTCGGAAAACTACATGGTGGACGGCGGCCGCCCGCTCGAGGTGCTGGACCGCATCCTGGAGCAATACCGCGTCGTCCAACACGGTGTGGGCCTGTATCCGGGCAATGCCAACGGCCTGGATTTCGACCACCTGCGCCGTCTCAAGCGCCTGGTGAAACGCACCGGCACCCCGTGGCTTTCCGACCACCTGTGCTGGGGCAGCGTGGATGGCAGCATGAGCCATGACCTGCTGCCGCTGCCCTTTACCTTCGAGTCCGTCCGCAAGACCGCCGAGAATCTCCGCATCGCCCAGGACTTCCTGGAGGTGCCGCTGGCGGTGGAGAATGTCAGCTCCTATGCGGAGTTCCATGACGACGAGATGACCGAGTGGGAATTCCTCGCCGAGGTGGTGGAAGCCGCCGACATCGGCATCCTGCTCGACGTGAACAACATCTACGTCTCGTCCTTCAACCATGGGTTCGATCCCATGGACTACGTCAATTTCGTGCCGCCGGAGCGGGTCGCGCAGATCCACATCGCCGGGCACTCGAAATACGAACGCTTCATCATCGACACCCACGACCACGCGGTGGTCGATCCGGTGTGGCACATCTACGCCCGCGCCATCGAGCGCTGCGGTTCCGTGGCCACGCTCCTCGAGTGGGACGCGCGCATTCCTTCGTTCGAGGAAGTCTGGACCGAGGCGAAGAAGTCGGAGCAATGGCGCACCACTGCGGGCAATCCTGATTCCGGAGACCATGTCGCGGCTTGA
- a CDS encoding fused MFS/spermidine synthase: protein MPLSKIATVDTAFQRVEVWKSEHQVEFRVAGAIHAWWQRDRLLTGLAWDNLAAAALLRPEGPPRSVLMLGLAGGTAFRILRHLLPQVELVAVDIDPGIVELAREHMELDATRIEIHLGDAYEWLRTNKRRFDVVIDDVYLAGKTDVFRPHAWNSRHLDTLRDAVAPGGLLAANLVTGAGHRLMQSHSRRVLAESFPVVRSVTTPQSLNETLVAGDDVLSARSLRQWEDLFPQRRDRALWDILRVRKL, encoded by the coding sequence ATGCCCCTTTCGAAGATCGCCACCGTGGATACCGCGTTCCAGCGCGTGGAAGTCTGGAAATCGGAGCATCAGGTGGAGTTCAGGGTGGCCGGGGCGATCCACGCGTGGTGGCAGCGCGACCGGCTTCTCACCGGCCTGGCGTGGGACAACCTGGCCGCGGCCGCGCTGCTGCGCCCGGAGGGTCCGCCTCGCTCGGTGCTGATGCTCGGTCTCGCCGGTGGAACCGCGTTCCGCATCCTCCGGCACCTGCTGCCGCAGGTGGAACTGGTAGCGGTGGACATCGATCCCGGCATCGTGGAGCTGGCACGCGAGCACATGGAGCTGGATGCCACCCGCATCGAGATCCACCTCGGCGACGCCTACGAGTGGCTGCGGACGAACAAGCGCCGTTTCGATGTGGTGATCGACGACGTCTATCTCGCGGGGAAGACCGACGTGTTCCGCCCGCACGCGTGGAACAGCCGCCATCTCGATACCTTGCGCGACGCAGTGGCACCCGGCGGCCTGTTGGCGGCCAATCTGGTGACGGGGGCGGGCCATCGGCTGATGCAATCGCACTCGCGCCGCGTGCTGGCGGAATCGTTTCCGGTGGTGCGCAGCGTGACCACGCCGCAAAGCCTCAATGAAACGCTGGTGGCAGGGGACGACGTGCTTTCGGCACGGTCGCTGCGGCAGTGGGAGGATTTGTTTCCGCAAAGAAGGGATCGCGCGCTGTGGGATATCCTGCGGGTTCGGAAGCTGTGA
- a CDS encoding alpha-N-acetylglucosaminidase: protein MPLRSFLCLLALSLSSFAEPDSAVRGLITRYAPAQAGKITVETIPAADGRDAYEIEAKDGRIVLRGNTGVAQASAFYHYLKDYCHAHVSWNGDNLAVPAGLPAVPEKVRVVSPVVHRMAYNYCTHGYTMPFWDEAQWDRELDWLALHGLNLILVTEGQEAVWQNTFEKFGYSREEVRQWLCSPVHQPWQFMQNMEGVLSPPQAVIDARTRTGQHIVARCRELGIQPILQGYYGMLPSGFTKKHPEAKIFPQGTWAGGNRRPDMLDPSDPLYAKIARTFMEEQRKIYGDASFLAADPFHEGGSSKGMDRGTVYKQIQDAMLAFDPKITLVKQCWQTSNKEMFDAGKKDQSLALDLNCDYRPFWRKANGYDGTPWTWCFLFNFGGNLALEGNPAKLATDFGGTLADPARKNLSGTALVPEGSHTNPLMYELMTEMAWRGAPADTTAWVNLYLHARYGVRSSSAEEAWKGILATAYATKPAESPINSILTARPRWDANLRGRTWSPGSKVAYDNRELAKAWNTLLKAAPELGGKDTYRYDLADVSRQTLTNYSRSIYDRLLAAVEANDLPAFKRNKEILLGLIADLDELTGTRADWLMGAWVADARKWGKTPADAAYMDRIARMIVTTWVENPQTDLADYANREWNGLLGEYYLPRWKMFLDATEMALAAGKRPDMATYNRERGKFETEWVNSGKTTLAARPKGDTVEVSRRLLQKYGAAILAIDPLPRVELDGPAWKPADFRGGNHARLSLAVPALAVKGGELAVTFSYKSGQNALRIEEVALEADGKVIGQDTHEGWTGLENRANRFTLAVPASARTARKLVVIARVETMAGTDSAGEITWGE, encoded by the coding sequence ATGCCGCTCCGTTCCTTCCTCTGCCTGCTCGCCCTGTCGCTGTCCTCGTTCGCCGAACCGGATTCCGCGGTGCGCGGGCTGATCACCCGCTACGCTCCGGCGCAGGCCGGGAAGATCACGGTGGAAACGATCCCGGCGGCGGATGGCAGGGACGCCTACGAGATCGAGGCGAAGGACGGGCGGATCGTCCTGCGTGGCAATACCGGCGTGGCGCAGGCCTCGGCGTTCTACCACTACCTGAAGGACTACTGCCACGCGCATGTGTCGTGGAACGGCGACAACCTCGCCGTGCCCGCCGGACTACCCGCGGTGCCGGAGAAGGTCCGCGTGGTTTCGCCGGTGGTCCACCGCATGGCCTACAACTACTGCACCCACGGCTACACGATGCCCTTCTGGGACGAGGCACAGTGGGACCGCGAGCTGGACTGGCTGGCGTTGCACGGCCTCAACCTGATCCTCGTCACCGAGGGCCAGGAGGCGGTGTGGCAGAACACGTTCGAGAAATTCGGCTATTCGCGGGAAGAGGTGCGCCAGTGGCTGTGCTCGCCGGTGCACCAGCCATGGCAGTTCATGCAGAACATGGAGGGCGTGCTTTCCCCGCCACAGGCCGTCATCGACGCCCGCACCAGGACCGGCCAGCACATCGTGGCACGCTGCCGGGAGCTCGGCATCCAGCCGATCCTCCAGGGCTACTACGGCATGCTGCCGTCCGGTTTCACGAAGAAGCATCCGGAAGCGAAAATTTTCCCGCAGGGCACCTGGGCCGGGGGCAACCGTCGCCCGGACATGCTCGACCCCAGCGACCCGCTCTACGCGAAGATCGCGCGGACCTTCATGGAGGAGCAGCGGAAGATCTACGGCGACGCATCGTTTCTCGCCGCCGACCCCTTCCACGAGGGCGGCAGTTCGAAGGGCATGGACCGCGGCACGGTCTACAAGCAGATCCAGGACGCGATGCTGGCCTTCGACCCGAAGATCACGCTGGTGAAGCAGTGCTGGCAGACCTCGAACAAGGAGATGTTCGACGCCGGGAAGAAGGACCAATCGCTGGCCCTCGACCTGAACTGCGACTACCGCCCGTTCTGGCGGAAGGCCAATGGCTACGACGGCACGCCGTGGACGTGGTGCTTCCTGTTCAACTTCGGCGGCAACCTGGCGCTGGAGGGGAACCCGGCGAAGCTGGCCACGGACTTCGGCGGCACCCTGGCCGACCCGGCGCGGAAAAACCTGAGCGGCACGGCGCTGGTTCCGGAGGGATCGCACACCAATCCACTGATGTATGAACTCATGACGGAGATGGCCTGGCGCGGCGCGCCCGCGGACACCACCGCGTGGGTGAACCTCTACCTCCATGCCCGCTACGGCGTCCGCAGTAGTTCCGCCGAGGAAGCGTGGAAAGGCATCCTCGCCACGGCCTACGCAACCAAGCCCGCGGAATCCCCGATCAATTCGATCCTCACCGCCCGCCCGCGCTGGGACGCGAACCTGCGCGGCCGCACGTGGTCGCCGGGATCGAAGGTGGCCTATGACAACCGCGAGTTGGCGAAGGCCTGGAACACGCTGCTCAAGGCCGCGCCCGAACTCGGCGGGAAGGACACCTACCGCTACGATCTCGCCGACGTCAGCCGCCAGACGCTGACCAACTACTCCCGCTCGATCTACGACCGCCTTCTGGCGGCGGTGGAAGCGAACGACCTGCCCGCGTTCAAACGCAACAAGGAGATCCTGCTCGGACTCATCGCCGACCTCGACGAACTGACCGGCACCCGCGCCGACTGGCTGATGGGCGCGTGGGTGGCGGATGCCCGCAAGTGGGGCAAGACCCCGGCCGACGCCGCCTACATGGACCGGATCGCGCGCATGATCGTCACCACCTGGGTGGAGAACCCGCAGACGGATCTGGCCGACTACGCCAATCGCGAGTGGAACGGGCTGCTGGGCGAGTATTACCTGCCACGCTGGAAGATGTTCCTCGATGCCACGGAAATGGCGCTCGCCGCGGGCAAGCGCCCGGACATGGCGACCTACAACCGCGAGCGCGGGAAGTTCGAAACCGAGTGGGTCAACTCGGGCAAGACCACCCTGGCCGCACGACCGAAGGGCGACACGGTGGAGGTGTCACGCCGATTGCTCCAGAAATACGGTGCGGCGATCCTCGCGATCGATCCTCTGCCACGGGTGGAGCTCGATGGTCCGGCGTGGAAACCCGCCGACTTCCGCGGCGGCAACCACGCGAGGTTGTCCCTCGCCGTGCCCGCTTTGGCGGTGAAGGGCGGCGAACTGGCGGTGACCTTTTCCTACAAGTCCGGCCAGAACGCCCTGCGCATCGAGGAGGTGGCGCTCGAAGCGGATGGCAAGGTCATCGGCCAGGACACGCACGAAGGCTGGACCGGCCTTGAGAACCGCGCCAACCGCTTCACCCTCGCGGTTCCCGCCTCCGCCCGCACCGCACGGAAACTGGTGGTGATCGCCCGCGTGGAGACGATGGCTGGAACGGACAGCGCCGGGGAGATCACGTGGGGCGAGTGA
- a CDS encoding DUF1080 domain-containing protein: MKSFVLHCLAGAACVSSAFSEPLFNGKDLTGWKPDGADVWTFADSVLTGQSNSKKQGSVLWSTEKFKDFTLDLDFRFSGDVDSGVFLRTPNDQIQIGTSRSLKRDMTGSPYIGTTGKYAVEAHDVKGNLKEGEWNHFRITAKGSHYTVELNGKQVLDYSSDTAAKEGGIGLQVHPGVDMKIEFRNVDLVKG, encoded by the coding sequence GTGAAATCCTTTGTCCTCCACTGTCTCGCCGGTGCCGCCTGTGTGTCCTCCGCCTTTTCCGAGCCGCTTTTCAACGGCAAGGACCTCACCGGTTGGAAACCGGATGGCGCGGACGTCTGGACCTTCGCCGACAGCGTCCTCACCGGTCAGAGCAACAGCAAGAAACAGGGCTCCGTCCTGTGGTCCACGGAGAAGTTCAAGGACTTCACCCTCGACCTCGATTTCCGTTTCTCCGGCGACGTCGATTCCGGCGTGTTTCTGCGCACGCCGAATGACCAGATCCAGATCGGCACCTCGCGCTCGCTGAAGCGGGACATGACCGGCTCGCCCTACATCGGCACCACCGGCAAATACGCCGTGGAGGCCCACGACGTGAAAGGCAACCTCAAGGAAGGGGAATGGAACCACTTTCGCATCACCGCCAAGGGCAGCCATTACACCGTCGAGTTGAACGGCAAGCAGGTGCTCGACTACTCCTCCGACACCGCCGCCAAGGAGGGCGGCATCGGCCTCCAGGTCCACCCGGGCGTGGACATGAAAATCGAGTTCCGGAACGTCGATCTGGTGAAGGGCTGA
- a CDS encoding DNA-binding domain-containing protein codes for MSRLEHLQREFFASLQFPLRGPSRTLTDLPPTDAPHAGEFLAIADEIIKPGPQLSSGERLELYHRQYWYRLLDSIGEDFPILIRMLGQERFWSLIEDYLLVRPSRSFTLRHLGEGLPGFVADWDKATEAERPWLYAIARMEYAHMEVFERGECRPVLPEELATCVLVLQPHVVRLSLPVPADLCVEWESFTPLPLEPVELAVWRSAHSQPAQARLHPIEAILLDRLAAGGTLGEIFEQPVEPAPTAEQVSEWFGAWHQRGWIAVKPATEEVVPFVRALDESGDLGEGVDKMGSQSRAME; via the coding sequence ATGTCGCGGCTTGAGCATCTCCAGCGCGAGTTCTTCGCCTCGCTCCAGTTTCCGCTGCGCGGGCCCAGCCGCACGCTCACCGACCTGCCGCCCACCGATGCGCCGCATGCCGGGGAGTTCCTCGCCATCGCGGACGAGATCATCAAACCCGGGCCGCAGCTATCCTCCGGCGAGCGCTTGGAGCTTTACCACCGCCAATACTGGTATCGCCTGCTCGATTCCATCGGTGAGGATTTCCCGATTCTCATCCGCATGCTCGGTCAGGAGCGGTTTTGGAGCCTGATCGAGGACTACCTGCTCGTGCGTCCGTCCCGCAGTTTCACCCTCCGCCACCTTGGCGAGGGCCTGCCGGGATTCGTTGCGGATTGGGACAAGGCCACCGAGGCCGAGCGCCCGTGGCTGTATGCCATCGCGCGCATGGAATACGCTCACATGGAGGTCTTCGAGCGCGGCGAATGCCGACCGGTCCTGCCCGAGGAACTCGCCACTTGCGTGCTCGTGCTCCAGCCGCACGTCGTCCGTCTCAGCCTGCCTGTGCCCGCGGACCTGTGCGTGGAGTGGGAATCCTTCACGCCGCTGCCCTTGGAGCCGGTCGAACTCGCCGTCTGGCGTTCGGCCCACAGTCAACCCGCGCAGGCGCGGCTCCATCCCATCGAGGCGATCCTGCTCGATCGCCTCGCCGCGGGCGGGACCTTGGGGGAGATTTTCGAGCAACCGGTCGAACCCGCGCCCACCGCCGAGCAGGTGTCCGAATGGTTCGGGGCTTGGCACCAGCGCGGCTGGATCGCCGTGAAACCGGCCACGGAAGAGGTGGTGCCATTCGTTCGCGCGCTCGATGAAAGCGGCGACCTCGGCGAGGGCGTGGACAAGATGGGCTCGCAGAGCCGGGCGATGGAGTAG